From Cydia fagiglandana chromosome 24, ilCydFagi1.1, whole genome shotgun sequence, a single genomic window includes:
- the LOC134676095 gene encoding histone H2A — translation MSGRGKGGKVKGKAKSRSNRAGLQFPVGRIHRLLRKGNYAERVGAGAPVYLAAVMEYLAAEVLELAGNAARDNKKTRIIPRHLQLAIRNDEELNKLLSGVTIAQGGVLPNIQAVLLPKKTEKKA, via the coding sequence ATGTCTGGACGCGGTAAAGGTGGCAAGGTTAAGGGAAAGGCAAAGTCACGTTCTAACCGTGCCGGACTCCAGTTCCCCGTCGGCCGTATCCACAGGCTTTTACGCAAGGGCAACTACGCCGAGCGCGTCGGTGCCGGTGCCCCGGTGTACTTAGCCGCCGTCATGGAGTACCTGGCCGCTGAGGTTCTCGAGTTGGCAGGCAACGCCGCTCGCGACAACAAGAAGACCAGGATCATCCCTAGGCATCTCCAGCTGGCGATCCGCAACGACGAGGAGTTGAACAAGCTCCTCTCCGGTGTGACCATCGCCCAGGGTGGTGTGCTGCCTAACATTCAGGCCGTACTCCTGCCCAA